A single Plasmodium yoelii strain 17X genome assembly, chromosome: 10 DNA region contains:
- a CDS encoding ribosomal protein L15 — MNKMRWVLVLFILFLDWTFINGYIINLKKGNCVNLVNNYEIKNKLAKKNIAKKNIAKKNVAKKKSLNIFKEEEVDEKYNTINTINSLLGKVKRQFNITHAIDNRLKHNTSKGSDSLKSNNATGIKENEQNEKNGQNEQNGKNGQNEQNGKNGQNEQNGKNGQNEQNGKNGQNEQNEQNEIRAIFGSMLDGSLKIGRANTLFKELKEEKKMIDLKYKMLLSRKMKLRRNQFKQLEEDINNGTFKSPYNEEQREFLQKLLKEQEEAIEPILKEIEQIEKNRYLIFDEKNELFVKLRQDIEKKKNEINIKYQEEAIKLGIKQIMDNLYDQTKTPLVWDLTQKSWPQAIYPLINGMKLKADVYWESTVVGGNREENEFFFTPSNLPSLGEKKKKRKGRGVGSKRGGSCGRGMKGQKSRSGGSIPIGFEGGQTPLYRKLPKFVSAPLGPGHRFNRYDYELISLNLINLAYTRSGEKSFLEIDWNVIDKLGLRIGKYKRRHPIKVVGCNLKKFKMKNGFDFKFYAKNVILKAHSYTAKAAREIIKNGGRCLLLKKNTQDIVYSEYNPDDKDLNRIPRRIVFSGKPSKYERKMHWLKTVKVHNENCEEAVETRKNK, encoded by the coding sequence ATGAATAAAATGAGATGGGTATTGGTTctctttatattatttttagatTGGACATTCATAAATGgatatatcataaatttaaaaaaagggaATTGTGTTAATTTagtaaataattatgaaataaaaaataagttagcaaaaaaaaatattgcaaaaaaaaatattgcaaaaaaaaacgttgcaaaaaaaaagtctttaaatatatttaaagaagaagaagtagacgaaaaatataatacaataaacaCGATTAATAGTTTGTTAGGGAAAGTTAAAAGACAATTTAATATTACTCATGCTATAGATAATAGATTGAAACATAATACTTCAAAAGGAAGTGACAGTTTAAAATCAAACAATGCTACAGGTATAAAGGAAAATGAAcagaatgaaaaaaatggacAAAATGAACagaatggaaaaaatggacAAAATGAACagaatggaaaaaatggacAAAATGAACagaatggaaaaaatggacAAAATGAACagaatggaaaaaatggacAAAATGAACAGAATGAACAGAATGAAATAAGAGCCATCTTTGGTTCCATGCTAGATGGAAGCTTGAAAATAGGGAGAGCAAATACCTTGTTTAAAGAATTGaaagaggaaaaaaaaatgatagatttaaaatataaaatgctGTTAAGTAGAAAAATGAAATTGAGAAGAAACCAATTTAAACAACTAGAggaagatataaataatggaaCGTTTAAATCACCATATAATGAAGAACAAAGAGAATTTTTGCAAAAACTTTTAAAAGAGCAAGAAGAAGCAATTGAAcctatattaaaagaaatcGAACAAATTGAGAAAAATCgatatttaatttttgatgaaaaaaatgaattatttgTTAAATTAAGACAAgatatcgaaaaaaaaaaaaatgaaataaatataaaatatcaaGAAGAAGCTATCAAATTAGGTATTAAACAAATTATGGATAATTTATATGACCAAACAAAAACACCATTAGTATGGGATCTAACACAAAAAAGTTGGCCACAAGCTATTTATCCATTAATAAATGGTATGAAATTAAAAGCAGATGTATATTGGGAATCAACAGTAGTTGGTGGAAATagagaagaaaatgaatttttttttactccATCAAATTTACCATCTTtaggtgaaaaaaaaaaaaaaagaaaaggaagAGGTGTTGGAAGTAAAAGAGGCGGATCATGTGGTCGAGGTATGAAAGGACAAAAGAGCCGAAGTGGAGGTTCAATACCTATTGGGTTTGAAGGTGGGCAAACCCcattatatagaaaattacCAAAATTTGTATCAGCCCCTCTTGGACCGGGTCATAGATTTAATAGATATGACTATGAATTAATttcattaaatttaattaatttagcATATACAAGAAGTGGAGAAAAATCATTTTTAGAAATCGATTGGAATGTTATTGATAAATTAGGTCTTAGAataggaaaatataaaagaagaCATCCGATAAAAGTTGTTGGAtgcaatttaaaaaaatttaaaatgaaaaatggaTTTGATTTCAAATTTTatgcaaaaaatgttattctTAAAGCACATTCATATACAGCAAAAGCCGCAAgagaaattataaaaaatggtgGACGATGtttattgttaaaaaaaaatactcaAGATATCGTATATTCAGAATATAATCCAGATGATAAAGATTTAAACCGAATTCCAAGAAGAATTGTTTTTTCAGGAAAGCCATCAAAATATGAAAGAAAAATGCATTGGTTGAAGACGGTAAAGGTGCATAATGAAAATTGTGAGGAAGCGGTGGAAACtcgtaaaaataaataa
- a CDS encoding heme/steroid binding domain containing protein, putative, which produces MKMEIIENNEDEKKEKKEKKEKEEEKNEKEEEKKEKEEEKNEKNEKEEEKEGEKNEKEEDTCNACEFCEDVCLFEFCKKCEMKRKELYIKYKKYDLKIYQNKLNRSIILNALTHKNVLTNEYTKMKEIRDVIKTNENEPKYKDTENEESEKNEKNEESEKKKKKKKYYNYIKYKKNFTFCEIKRHCNIDDCWVVANGNVYDVTKFIENHPGGINCILNKATNDVSVDFSFHSKYAQTKIWESLKIGRVIPCSKYFISEKKTNNCIFM; this is translated from the coding sequence ATGAAAATGGAAATcatagaaaataatgaagatgaaaagaaagaaaagaaagaaaaaaaagaaaaggaggaagaaaaaaacgaaaaagaggaagaaaaaaaagaaaaggaggaagaaaaaaacgaaaaaaacgaaaaagaGGAAGAAAAGGAGGgagaaaaaaacgaaaaagaGGAAGACACTTGTAATGCGTGCGAATTTTGTGAAGATGTGTGTTTATTCGAGTTTTGTAAAAAATGCGAAATGAAACGAAAAGAGCTATATATcaagtataaaaaatatgacttaaaaatatatcaaaataaattaaaccGCTCAATTATCTTGAACGCATTAACACATAAAAATGTTCTAACAAATGAATATACCAAAATGAAAGAAATTCGAGATGTAATTAAAACTAATGAAAATGAGCCCAAATATAAGGACACAGAAAATGAAGAgagtgaaaaaaatgaaaaaaacgaagagagtgaaaaaaaaaaaaaaaaaaaaaaatattacaattatattaagtataaaaaaaatttcacaTTTTGTGAGATAAAAAGACATTGTAATATAGATGATTGTTGGGTTGTAGCAAACGGAAATGTATATGATGTAACCAAATTTATTGAAAATCATCCAGGAGGAATTAAttgtatattaaataaagcAACCAATGATGTAAGCGTTGACTTTTCTTTTCACTCAAAATATGCACAAACAAAAATTTGGGAATCTTTAAAAATTGGGCGTGTTATACCTTgctcaaaatattttatcagcgaaaaaaaaacaaacaattgtatttttatgtaa
- a CDS encoding AP2 domain transcription factor AP2-O3, with translation MNTQFENFDELLKDLDLKNYVSFVKKCFKNGIKKNEENICSQDLRNLAKCLPRVSGVWYDLHKNSWEARWSEGAKSARKYYSVQKFGFHEARKLAIKTIKTKEINYIYNSINEDFSKPLKWNLNNEFLEINQDPTINLKKKYRTTNCKIKDIKIKKDEIGNYNNTNIGKRLKNGKKNNSGFIYSIQDTNKCTIKNIEQINDQCKNKIDILNYQNCLYINKDNTNDTLPNESVSLRSKDATLFVSQNKIIGKKEIKKQNVISISNHINTNSNNKNGATLISSDILNKNETLPENTNNINTIAKTAKQNITKDIIPYDENNEYFECTNKVISTSQEKNVHTNYEKITNYEKITNYEKIANYEKIPNYEQNGHTNYKSGKKNNQTIVNSEIPSVTNKEKCKNRDIIKNDVFSKKKKKNIFEPQNEQKFNNDDNKINITKTKIVENIDNCFNTNISTKEDNFANSIIDSEHVKNNISVLNFSGKIQKNGINCLRNNVPFICNNSLYLKKNEEFSNLQTQYNFSENKKNKFPKDNELTLINIKNEKKITTLIPPYEIKNDNIPIKKHEDTCKDQNIISKYNYRNNKHPNILKRKYNKIIDEIPTNEHQSSIPDKNGSDANMYKYIDIENGSSKKNDDYTNFDNTSKLGKKNKGSNNFCDKKNNYNVELNLKDSIHSDTLHIFKNAINLLLNDLKYKCIPNFDKKILNIIEIIDNHTNYVNSTFNETFLISYIHLFDTCISNNILPSQMDPKIQKIFCNSLIAFHILLFNLQRPKKY, from the coding sequence ATGAATACACaatttgaaaattttgatGAACTATTAAAAGATCTAGATTTAAAGAATTATGTAagttttgtaaaaaaatgttttaaaaatggaataaaaaaaaatgaagaaaatatatgttcTCAAGATTTGCGAAATTTAGCAAAATGTTTGCCCAGAGTTTCAGGTGTTTGGTATGATTTGCATAAAAATAGTTGGGAAGCAAGATGGTCCGAAGGAGCAAAATCAGCACGAAAATATTATTCTGTTCAAAAATTTGGATTTCACGAAGCAAGAAAATTAGCTATCAAAAcaataaaaacaaaagaaataaattatatatataatagcaTAAATGAAGACTTTAGCAAACCTTTAAAATGGAATCTAAATAATGAGTTCTTAGAGATTAATCAAGATCCAactataaatttaaaaaaaaaatatagaactacaaattgtaaaattaaagacataaaaattaagaaagATGAGATTGGGAATTATAATAACACAAATATTGGAAAACgattaaaaaatggaaaaaaaaataattcaggatttatttattctatacaagatacaaataaatgtactattaaaaatatcgaacaaataaatgatcaatgtaaaaataaaatagatatattaaattatcaaaattgtttatatattaataaagataACACAAATGATACATTACCAAATGAATCAGTTTCTTTACGTTCAAAAGATGCAACTTTATTTGTatcacaaaataaaattattggaaaaaaagaaataaaaaaacaaaatgttaTATCCATATCAAATCATATTAACACTAACAGTAATAACAAAAATGGAGCTACTCTTATTTCTTCcgatattttaaataaaaatgaaaccCTTCCTGAAAATACAAACAATATCAATACCATAGCTAAAACTgctaaacaaaatataacaaaagaTATTATTCcttatgatgaaaataacgAATATTTTGAGTGCACTAATAAGGTTATTTCAACTAGCcaagaaaaaaatgtacaCACAAATTACGAAAAAATcacaaattatgaaaaaatcaCAAATTACGAAAAAATCGCAAATTACGAAAAAATCCcaaattatgaacaaaatggGCATACAAATTACAAAAgtggtaaaaaaaataaccaaACAATAGTAAATTCTGAAATACCGTCAGttacaaataaagaaaagtGTAAAAATCGAgatatcataaaaaatgatgtattttcaaaaaaaaaaaaaaaaaatatatttgaaccacaaaatgaacaaaaatttaataatgatgataacaaaataaatattacaaaaacaaaaattgtAGAAAATATCGATAACTGTTTTAATACTAACATATCTACTAAAGAAGACAATTTTGCTAATTCAATAATAGATTCTGAACAtgttaaaaacaatatttcagtattaaatttttctggaaaaatacaaaaaaatggaataaattGTTTAAGAAATAATGTCCCATTTATTTGTAAcaattctttatatttaaaaaaaaatgaagaattttcaaatttacaaacacaatataatttttctgaaaataaaaaaaataaatttccaAAAGACAATGAATTaacattaataaatataaaaaatgaaaaaaaaattacaactTTGATTCCTccatatgaaataaaaaatgataatatcccaataaaaaaacatgaagATACATGTAAAgatcaaaatataattagcAAATATAACTATAGAAATAATAAGCAtccaaatatattaaaaagaaaatataataaaataattgatGAGATTCCTACTAATGAACACCAATCATCCATACCTGATAAAAACGGTTCAGATgcaaatatgtataaatatattgatatTGAAAATGGAAGtagcaaaaaaaatgatgattaCACCAATTTTGATAATACATCTAAATtaggtaaaaaaaataaaggatCCAATAATTtttgtgataaaaaaaataattataatgttgaattaaatttaaaagattCTATACATTCAGATACTTtacatattttcaaaaatgcaatcaatttattattaaatgatttaaaatataaatgtatacctaattttgataaaaaaattttgaatataattgaaataatagataatcataCAAATTATGTAAATTCAACTTTTAatgaaacatttttaatatcttatattcatttatttgatACTTGTATATCCAATAATATATTACCAAGTCAGATGGACCCAAAAATTCAAAAGATATTTTGCAACTCTTTGATAGcatttcatattttgttatttaatttacagcgaccaaaaaaatattag
- a CDS encoding CPW-WPC family protein has product MVRKFFFGFFLILAVKSVCSQNNTTCQRDYSQNCAEGWAKLNNTEECISPLSYKGPCPRFLKFEKDKKKKKILEKHCNIYWPCINGCEKDYSFQCPEKWELENEKSCRPLGTYEGTCLLVHDFSNFTNEQKEIWSNKCATTWPCKKTCVKDYSKQCPQGWVKDNNGTCFAQNNYVGPCLSRASLINFDKDMKVAFEKLCMVNYPCLRNCKIDESDPCPKNWILKSNYLGNPDSCLPPDNYNGNCGDQTKFIGIDTNLKERMEYECGIKWSCIDEHPAYIIYDEFCPENWIKNEQHCIAPLDYYGPCSKKKIFGGFTSEIKKAYAEECNIEWPSSNTLVPKSFPKIQALRMRKYNGGAIEPISGEIISNLVI; this is encoded by the exons ATGGTTCGaaagtttttttttggttttttCCTTATTTTGGCAGTAAAGAGtg tttGTTCACAAAATAATACAACCTGCCAAAGAGATTATTc ACAAAACTGTGCAGAAg gGTGggcaaaattaaataatactGAAGAATGTATATCGCCATTGTCTTATAAAGGGCCTTGCCCTCGTTTCCttaaatttgaaaaagataaaaaaaaaaaaaaaatattagagAAGCATTGTAATATTTActg gCCTTGCATTAATGGATGTGAAAAAGACTATTCTTTTCAATGCCCCGAAAAATGGGAActtgaaaatgaaaaaagttGTCGCCCATTAGGAACTTATGAAG GAACATGCCTACTTGTTCATGATTTCTCAAACTTCACTAATGAGCAAAAAGAAATTTGGAGTAATAAATGTGCAACAACTTGGCCATGCAAA aaaacATGTGTAAAAGATTATTCGAAACAATGCCCACAA gGATGGGTTAAAGACA ATAATGGAACTTGCTTTGCTCAAAATAATTATGTCGGACCTTGTCTTTCAAGAGCATCcttaataaattttgataaaGATATGAAA GTTGCCTTTGAAAAGCTATGCATGGTCAATTATCCATGTTTACGGAATTGCAAAATAGATGAGAGCGAT CCCTGCCCAAAAAATTGGATACTAAAGTCAAACTATTTAGGAAATCCAGATAGCTGTCTTCCTCCTGATAATTACAATGGAAATTGTGGAGATCAAACAAAATTTATTG GTATCGATACAAATTTAAAAGAGAGGATGGAATATGAATGTGGAATAAAATGGTCATGTATTGATG AACATCCAGCCTACATTATTTATGACGAATTTTGCCCAGAAAATTggataaaaaatgaacag caTTGTATTGCACCCTTAGATTATTATGGCCCttgttcaaaaaaaaaaatatttgggGGATTCACTTCGGAGATTAAAAAAGCATATGCAGAAGAATGCAACA TTGAATGGCCATCCTCTAACACGCTTGTTCCAAAAAGCTTTCCGAAAATACAGG CATTGAGAATGAGAAAATATAATGGGGGTGCAATTGAACCAATAAGTGGAGAAATAATTTCAAACCttgttatataa
- a CDS encoding transcription initiation TFIID-like, putative: MEHVSKKIKLDNNESKNIYINNSNNMSVHNISMNAILCTSLNLDNIYKHFSNCVYNPREFKCMRVDVPVSLNTVNKYIDYIKNKEKIQTEQTEQTEQTNLVTKNNKNEICMPVENNSNKDTSTQLFNKKSNNNDNIEHNNDNIEHNNDNIEHNNDNIEHNNYGSSGIKHNDEIQNFEEKNDEVQNFEEKNDEIQKFEEKNDEDDHYTTSEKLVINVSIFSNGKIICTGNNSIEACKIAMKKVEKKLKQLNFKNIKLKKIAITNILAVYNVGFSIVLPLFAQYYKSVDYDPNVFPACKVKIALSNDDNNNSSEHNEQNDSAYAWCTNKPIFESNKNKTDVVSASIFSTGNITLTGGKSYDNLKKCIDILLPYLIKSKSQH, translated from the exons ATGGAGCATGTTtcaaagaaaataaaattagataataatgaaagtaaaaatatatatataaacaattcTAATAACATGAGCGTTCATAATATATCAATGAATGCTATTTTGTGCACATCCCTAAACTTAGacaatatttataaacatttttctaATTGTGTTTATAATCCACGAGAATTTAAATGTATGCGTGTAGATGTGCCTGTTAGTTTAAATACtgtgaataaatatattgattatattaaaaataaggaaaaaataCAAACTGAACAAACTGAACAAACTGAACAAACTAATTtagtaacaaaaaataataaaaatgaaatatgtaTGCCTgtagaaaataattcaaataaagATACATCTACTCAActgtttaataaaaaaagtaacaataatgataatattgaacacaataatgataatattgaacacaataatgataatattgaacacaataatgataatattgaACACAATAATTATGGTTCCTCTGGAATAAAACATAATGATGAAATTCAAAattttgaagaaaaaaatgacgaaGTTCAAAattttgaagaaaaaaatgacgaaattcaaaaatttgaagaaaaaaatgatgaagatgATCATTATACTACTAGCGAAAAGCTAGTTATCAATGtttcaattttttcaaatggaaaaattatatgcacaGGAAATAATTCTATTGAAGCATGCAAAATAGCAATGAAaaaagttgaaaaaaaattaaaacaattaaattttaaaaatatcaaactaaaaaaaatagcaattacaaatatattagcTGTATATAATGTTGGCTTTTCAATAGTTCTTCCATTATTTGCTCAGTATTATAAAAGT GTTGATTACGATCCGAACGTCTTTCCTGCTTGCAAAGTGAAGATCGCCTTGAGCAACGACGATAATAACAATTCATCTGAACATAATGAA caaAATGATAGTGCATATGCTTGGTGCACAAATAAGCCAATATTTGAGtcaaataaaaacaaaacagATGTAGTATCAGCCAGTATTTTCTCCACAGGGAATATAACATTAACTGGAGGAAAGAGTTATGATAATTTGAAGAAATGTATTGACATATTGTTACCTTATCTGATCAAAAGCAAATCTCAGCATTGA